In Penaeus monodon isolate SGIC_2016 chromosome 7, NSTDA_Pmon_1, whole genome shotgun sequence, the following are encoded in one genomic region:
- the LOC119575177 gene encoding sorbitol dehydrogenase-like, with the protein MNRFPVLHGINDLRMESHPIPEIGPNEVLLRMSRVGLCGSDLSMMYRGKLGDLVIQTPMGIGHEASGVVAKCGSAVTHLKPGDRVTIEPGNCCGNCEFCKKGHYNNCVKDNFYTLPMPNPGCIADYFKHRADLCHKLPDTVSQEEGALMEPFSVAIHACRRSKVTAGTTVLVCGAGPLGLLSLLAARAMGAKSILVTDVRPERLETARKMGANYTMLAGSADPQKEAKRIEELMGCMPEVTLECTGVEIAFQTAIYATRACGVVVMVGLPAADLKLPLVHAGIREVDIIGVFRFLNCFPIAIDLVARGVVDVKPLITHRFKFEDFNKAFEFFRNGIDGAIKCMVMCD; encoded by the exons ATGAACCGGTTCCCCGTCCTGCACGGCATCAATGACCTGCGGATG GAAAGTCATCCCATCCCAGAAATCGGCCCTAACG AGGTGCTGCTGCGGATGTCGAGAGTTGGACTTTGCGGGTCAGATCTGTCCATGATGTACAGAGGGAAGCTCGGTGACCTCGTTATACAGACCCCCATGGGTATTGGCCACGAAGCCTCGGGTGTGGTTGCCAAGTGTGGTTCTGCCGTCACTCACCTCAAACCTG GTGATCGTGTAACAATCGAGCCAGGGAACTGCTGCGGGAACTGTGAGTTCTGCAAGAAAGGCCACTACAACAACTGCGTCAAAGACAACTTTTATACGCTGCCCATGCCGAACCCTGGCTGCATCGCTGACTATTTCAAGCACAGGGCCGATCTTTGCCACAA GTTACCGGATACCGTGTCTCAGGAGGAGGGTGCGCTCATGGAACCGTTTTCTGTGGCAATCCACGCATGTAGACGTTCAAAAGTGACGGCAGGGACAACTGTGCTAGTGTGTGGCGCAGGTCCCTTAGGGCTGTTGTCCCTCCTGGCcgcccgagccatgggggccaagtcCATCTTGGTTACAG ACGTGCGACCGGAGCGGCTGGAAACCGCGCGCAAGATGGGCGCCAACTACACCATGCTTGCGGGGAGCGCAGACCCCCAGAAGGAGGCGAAAAGGATCGAAGAGCTGATGGGCTGCATGCCGGAGGTCACGCTCGAGTGCACCGGCGTCGAGATCGCCTTCCAAACGGCCATTTAT GCGACCAGGGCGTGCGGCGTGGTGGTGATGGTCGGGCTGCCCGCTGCTGACCTCAAGCTGCCCCTCGTCCACGCAGGTATCAGGGAGGTCGACATCATAGGAGTCTTCAGGTTCCTCAATTG TTTCCCAATCGCCATCGACCTGGTCGCCAGGGGCGTGGTGGACGTGAAGCCCCTCATCACACACCGTTTCAAGTTCGAAGATTTCAATAAAGCCTTTGAGTTCTTCCGCAACGGGATCGACGGCGCCATCAAGTGCATGGTCATGTGCGACTGA